DNA sequence from the Deltaproteobacteria bacterium genome:
CGAGCCGCATGTCGCCCTGGGTGGCGCGCACGCGCTTGCTGAAGACGACGCTCTCCTGGCCCGACTCGGTCTTCACGCCCTCCGCTTCGTCCGCCGTGATCACCAGCTCGGCGTCCGGCGTGAAGCGCAGTCCCAGTCGATCCGCGGCGTCGCTGGCCGACTTCGGCTCCTGCGCGCGCGCCGGGACGGCCAGCGCCAGAAGCGCGACGAGGATCGCGGTCGGGCGCATCATCGGTTCGCGACCTCCGCGCGGACCTGGCCGATCAGGCGCAGGCGGCGCTCCTCGAGGCCGAGTTCCATTCCGTTCGCTCGAACCAGAAGATCGGCGCGGCGCAGCTCCACCGGCGTCGCGCTCACAAGCTGCCGGCTCGCGGCGAGGTAGCGGAGCTGCTCGGTCGAGAAGCGCTCGCCCTCCTGAGCGGAGCCGCTCACTCCGCCCGAGAGCACGAAGTCGTCCTCGTCGAGCTCGAGCGCGCCGCTCGGAGCGGCGACCTCGATCGGTCCGCGCTCGTTCTCGGAGAACGAGAACTTCACCTGCTCCAGATCCGCGACCCTGGCGGCCAGATCGATCCGCGCGCGCTCCGCCGTGACCGAGAGCTCGCGTTGCTCGCCTCGGTAGCCCTCGAAGATCACGCCCTCGAGCTCGATGGGCGGAAGCTCCGGCGCGGCTCTCCGCGGCGCGTCGAAGCCCGGGAGCCCGGTGCCGCAGCCGAGGCAGACGACGAAGCAGAGAGCCACGGCCATCGGCCCGCTGCTTCCGACCCTCTCCCGCACCGCCGGTTCCGACTCACTCTGCACAAGCAAAAAGCATACCGCGGGAATCCAGCGTGCGCCGCTCGGCCTCAGTCCGCTTCGGGCTCGGAAGAACCGAGGTCTGGCTCCGGCGCCGGCTCCGCGCGCGAGTAGCGCAGCTCCGCTCCGTCGTCGGACTGGGTCTGTACACCAAACAGTGTGCGAAACGGCTCGTGCTGGCCGACCCACCACGCCGGATGGAAGATCAACGTGTCGAGAACGACGCCAAACGGATGCGCGGCGTAGGCGGCGATGCGAAGCGGGTGCCCGGCACGCCGCGGCTCGTAGCGCGTGGGGCCGGCCTGCGCCGGCAGCGAGAGACAGAGCAGCGAGAGCGCGATTGCGACCGCTCGAGCAGACATGCGTGGACTCCTCGGACTTGCGGGTCCCATCGGCACGGCTGCGCCAGAGCTTGGACCCGCGCCACCGGCAGAATCCCCCCGGCCGGGGCGTTCGTCAACCGAGACGGACACTTCGCCCCGGCAGGCGCGCATGCCTCAGGTCTCCAGCAACCCTTCCTGGGCCACCGTCGCAAAGCGCTCGCCGGCGCGCGTGTACATGGCGCCGATCGCCAGGCCCCGCCCCGCGTGCGCCGCCGGGCTGTGACAGTCGTAGGCGAACCAGTCGGAGATCCGCGGAGCCCCGTGCAGCCAGACCGCGTGGTCCAGGCTCGCCGGCGGATGCTCCGACCACTCGAGCGCGTGCGGGCGCCCCGCGCAGCGAAGCAACGCCCGATCGCTCGCGTAGACGAGCAGCGCCGCCTGGAGCAGCGGGTCGCTCGGAAGCTCGCCGCGCGCGCGCATCCAGATCGCGCGCGAAGGCGCCGAGCGCGCGCGAGGCGCGTCGCGTTCGGGCTCGACCACGCGAACGTCGAAGGCCTCGGCGCCGCCGCGGCGACGCGGCATGGCGACGAGTCGCGCGCGCACGTCCTCCCAATCCTCGAGCTGCTCGGGCGGCGGCAGAGCGGGTGCGGGATCCTGGTGGAAGACACCCTGCGACTTGCGCGAGAAGCTCGCGAGCATCTCGAAGATCGGCCGGGCGCCCTGCTCCGCGACCACGCGGCGGCTCGAGAAGCGCCGTCCGTCCCGGATCCGCTCGACGCGGTAGTCGATCGGAACGTCGCCGCGCCCCGCGCGCAGGAACCAGGCGTGTAGCGAGTGGAGCTCGCCCGAATCGACGCTCCGGCCCGCGGCCACCACAGACTGCGCCGCGACCAGGCCTCCGAAGAGTCGGCCTCGCGAGCGGCCGGCGGCCGCCGCGAAGCGATCCTCCGCCACGGCGGGCAGGTCGATCCGGCGCACGAGCCGCGCGATCGGCGTGTCGGCGCCCGCGCTCATCGGCTCTCGTAGCGGATCTCGAGCAGCGTGTAGCACGCGCGCCCGGCGGGGCGCTCGACCGCGATCTCGTCCCCCGCGGACTTGCCCAGCAACGCGCGCCCGATCGGAGACTCGACGCTGATCAGGTTGCGGTCCACGTCGCTCTCGTCCGGGCCGACCAGCCGATAACACAGCTCGGTGCCGGACTCGTCCTCGAGCGTCACCCAGGCTCCGAAGTAGACCCGGTCGCGCGCGACCAGACCCGGCTGCACGACCTCGAGCAGGTCGAAGCGCTTGCGCAGGAATTCGATCCGGCGGTCGATCTCGCGCAGGCGCTTCTTGCCGTAGATGTACTCCGCGTTCTCCGAGCGATCGCCCAGCGCTGCGGCGGCCGCCACCTCGCGCGTGACCCGCGGGCGCTCCACGCGCCAGAGCTGCTCGAGCTCCGCCTGAAGCTTTTTCGCGCCCTCCGGCGTGATGTGAACCTTGCGACCCCCCGCTTGCGCCACCGCGGCCATGATACGCGACGCGGGGCCGCGAGCTGTGCTCCAATCGCGAGATGACCACACTCCGCTTGTTCCCGCTCGGATTGGCGCTCGCCATCTGGCTGCTCTCGCCCGCCTCGCGCGCGGACGCTCCCGACTGGAGCGCGCTCGCGGACGAGAGCGTGATCGAGGTGCTGACCCACGACGCGGACGGCGACCTGCGCGAGACCAAGGTCTGGGTCGGCGTGGTCGACGGCGTGGGCTACGTGCGCACCAGCGACACGCGCTGGCGCGCGAACATCGAGCGCGACGCCGACGTCGTGGTGAGGATCGCGGAGCAGGAGTATCCGCTTCGCGCGGAGCTCGTGAGCGACACTGCGCTTCGCGCGCGCGTGAACGAGGTGTTCCGCGCCAAGTACGGCCTCACCGATCGGATTCTCGGCTGGTTCGGAAACGAGGGCGGCAAGTACCAGCTCGCGCTCTTGCCGCGGCCCGCGAGCCCGGAGAAGTGAGCGAGCCCGCGCCGATCCACGAAGCCGCGCGCGATCTGCCCCTGCTCGCGCGCGCGGACGTGTTGGTCGTCGGCGGCGGCACGTCCGGCGTCGCGGCGGCGGTCGCGGCGGCGCGCTCGGGGGCGCGCGTGGTGCTCGCCGAGGCCTCGAGCTCGCTCGGCGGGCTCGCGACGAACGGGTTGATCGCGCTTCTGCTCACGCTCGACGACGGGCGCGGCCGGCAGGTGATCGCGGGGCTGTGCCAGGAGCTGGTCGAGCGCATGAGCGCGGCTGGCGGCGCGTTCGCACCGCCGCGCGAGCACTGGGGCCGTTCCGATTCCGAGCTCGTGCAGCGCTACGCGCGGCTCGGTCTCGTCTGGGGCGGTGCGCGCGCCGAGCACGTGGTGCGCTACTCGGTCGCCTACGACCCCGAGATCATGCGCGAGGCGCTGAACGCGCTCGCGAGCGAGGCGGGCGTCGAGGTGCTGTTCCACGTCTGGGGCGCGCGCGCCCTGCTCGACGGGCCGCGCATCGCAGCCGTGGCGTTCGAGTCGCGCGCGGGACGCCAGGCGATCGCCGCGGACGTCGTGATCGACGCGACCGGCGACGGGCACGTGCTCGCATCGGCGGGCTGCGCCTTCGAGCTCGAGCGCGTGCACCCCTGGCTCTGGTTCCGGATCGGCGGCGTGAGCGACGTCGACGCCGCGATCGAGGCGGGTGCGCCGATCTTCCGCACCACGAATCCGGGCCAGGCCCTGCTCCCCTGGGGAAGCATGGCGCGGATCGACCGGCGCATCGACGCCACCGATCCGCGCGAGCTCAGCTATGCCGAGCTCGAGTGCCGCCGCCTGGTCATGGAGGAGTTCCGCGGGCTGCGCTCGCGCTTCGCGGAGCTTCGCGACGCGCACCTGTGTGAGATCGCGCGCCTGATCGGAATCACCGAGAGCCGGCGTCTGGTCGGGCGCCGGGTGCTGCGCCGCGAGGACCGCCAGAAGCCACAGCCCGACGCGATCGCGATCACCGGGCACTGGACCAAGTACGGCGCGGTCTACGCGATCCCGTACGGGTGCCTCGTGCCGAACGAGATCGAGAATCTGCTCGCCACCGGACGGTGTATCTCCGTCGACCACCAGACCCACAACGCGACCAAGGAGATCCCGCCCGCGCTCGCGACCGGCGAGGCCTCCGGCGTCGCGGCAGCGCTTGCGCTGGCCCACCGCGGGCGCGTCTTCGCGGTCGAGCCCGACGAGATCCGGACGCGGCTCCGCGAGCGCGGAGCGATGGTCGACTACGCCTTCTGAGGCATCACTCGCGAGAGCACGACGCCGCCGCCGGACCCGGTCTCCCCGTCGAGCGACTCGAGCAGGGGAAGCGCGGCGACGAGCTTCGCCAGCGCGCGGAGCTGCGACTCGCTGGCGTTGCGGAACGCCAGCCCCAGCCCGCGCGGACCGTGGTCCGCGACGACCTCGGCTTCGAGCGTGAGCGGAGCGCCCGAGTCGGCGCCGTACAGCCCGAGCGCGATGCGGATGCCCTTTCGGAGCCCCGGCTGGCGCGCGATGCGGATGCCCGAGACCGAGAGGTCGTGCCCGAGGACGACGCGCGGCGTGCCAGCGTCCGAGGCGGCGAGCGCCGCGATGCGGCGGCGGTAGGCGCGCCGCTCCGCGCGGCGACGCTCGCGCTCGCGAGGATTCGCAAGCGCCGAGATCCGGGTCGCCGGATGCGTGCCGCAGAGGATCGCGCCGAGCGCGGCGGCCGCTTCCGCGGTGAGCGGATCGAGCTCGACGCCGACCGAGCAGCCCATCTTTGCCGCGCGCCCCCCGCCGAGCTCCACGCGCGCCACGCGACCCGACAGACACTCGAGCCCGCCGCCGCAGAGCTCGAGCGGTAGCTCGAACTCGAGTCGATCGCCGACGGAGAACAACGCCTTCGTGCGCAGGCGTGCGCCGGTCCGCGACAGGTCCAGAAGCTTCGCGAACTCGACCTGCTTGCCGTGGCGCAGCGTCACCTCGACGCCGACCGGCAGCCGTGCGACCACGCGCTGCTCACGGCGGTCGTGGAGCAGCATCTCGATCAGCAGCCGCAGCGACTCCTGGTCGACGGCGCTGTTCACCAGGTAATGGACTCCGAGCTCGCGAAGCCGCGAGCGCAGCTCCTGGAAATCCTGACCGTGGACGCAGAGCCAGATCGGCGCCGCCGCGCCCGCCACGGCTGGAGCCGGCTCCGACAGGGCCTGCGCCCTGCGGCCGGTCGTGATCAGCAGATCGCGAGGCCGCGGGACGTCCGTCGGATCCGCGACGCGACGGCAGAGCGCGAAGTCCGCACCGAGCCGCTCCAGGATCACGCGAACGCGATCCAGCTCGCCGTCATCGAGCAGAACGACCGAAGGATGGCCGGCCACGTCCCGGTTTTCGGCCGGCGCGCGACCTCACTTGAAGGGTCGCGCGCGGCCGAGCCGGAACGCCGTGAGTCAGGCCGTGGTCATCTCTTTGATCAGCTGCGAGACCTTCTGGGCCTCGGGGCTCGGCGGGCCTGCCATCTGCATCTGCATCAGCTTGGCCATGTCGCCCTCGACCCGGATCTGACCGGACATGAACGCCGACATCACCGCCTGCTGGTTCTGGTCGATCAGCATCGCGCGGGCGGTGTCGAACGGGATCACGAGCTTCGTCGGCGCGTCGGCCGCATGACCCTTCACGAGTCGTCCGGCCTCCATGCGAAACGCCACCTCGCCGCTGGGGCCGCCGGTCACCTGCATGTTGATCTTCAGGTCCTTGATCGCCGGCGGAACCGGGGGGTTCACTTCGTTCTGGATCTTCTCCGTCTGGCTGAACCAGCCGTCGGAGAGGAAGGTCTCTGCCATCTGTGGATCTCCTCTGGGTTCGAAGCGGGGGAATTATCGACTCGGGCGGCCGGCCAAAGCAAATCTCGACGACGAGCGGTGGCTAGCGCAGCTGCGACGAGGAGTACTCGAGGATCCTGCGCGCGACGATCAGCTGGTTGATCTGCTGGGTGCCCTCGTAGATGTCGTTGATCTTCGCGTCGCGCATCCACTTCTCGACCAGCAGCTTCTTGGAATAGCCCGGCGGTCCGAGCAGCTCCACGGCTTTCTGCGTGATCTTGGTGACGACGAGACCCGCCTTCGCCTTGGCCATCGACGCCTCGAGGCTGTTGGGCCGACCGCGATTCATCATGCTCGCGGCGCGCCAGGTCAGAAGCCGCGCGGCCTGCAATTCGGCTTGCATGTCGATCACGTCGCGCTCGAGCGCGGTCTGCGAGCGCGGCGGCGAGTCGTAGCGGATCTCCACGCCCTGTCGCGCGAGCTCCTCGACCAGGAAGTCGAGCGCGGCTCGGCCCACGCCGACCGCCATCGCGGCCACGATCGGCCGACTGGCGTCGAAGGTCGCCATCGCGCCCTTGAAGCCCTTGTCGCCGGCGCGCGCGGGCTCGGCCTTCTTCTCCGCCTTCGCTCTACCGCCGAGCAGGTTCGCCGACGCGACGCGGCAGTCCTCGAAGACCAGCGTCGCGGTGTCGGAGGCGCGGATGCCGAGCTTCTTCTCGAGCCCGACCAGCTTCATGCCGGGGGTCTTCGCCGGCACCACGAACGACTTGATTCCGCCGCGCCCCAGCGTCTTGTCGACCGTCGCCCAGACGACCACGAATCCGCCCTCGATCTGCGAGGCGCCCTCGCCCGCGGTGCAGAAGATCTTCGTGCCGTTCAGCACCCACTCGTCGCGCTCCGCGTCGTAACGGGCGCTGGTCTGGATCGCCGCGGAGTCCGAGCCCGCGCTGGCCTCGGTGATCGCCATCGCGCCCCAGATCGGGTGCGGCGATTCGCGAAACGGCCGCAGGAAGCGTTCCTTCTGCTCGGGCGTTCCCGCCGCGGAGACGGCCGAGCCGCCCAGCGCCGCGGTCGGCATGCGCAGGTACAGCCCCGCGTCGCCGAAGCAAAGCTCTTCGGCCTGGATGCAGACCTGCACGAAGCCGTCGGTGGCGCCGCCCAGGCTCCCGGGCGCGCCCTTGCGACCCGTCTGCCAGTAGTAGTCGACCCACTCGGTGGGCAGCGCGTGCTCGTCCTCGTCGTAGCGGCGCGAGACGGGGCGCATCTGCTCGAGCGCCATGCGCCGGTAGAACTCCCGGGCCTTGCGGCTGTTCTCGGTCGGCTCGAAGTCGATCACGGACGTCCCCCTACACCAAACTGAGTGCTTCGAAGCAGGCGAAGCCGCGCGCGTTGCGCAGCAGCAGCTCGGGCAGGTACTCGCGGATGTAGCCGTGCCCGCCGAAGACCTGCACCGCGCCGTCCGTCACCTCGAGAGCGACGCGGCGCACCTGCTGCATCGCGAGCGTCGCCTCGCGGGTCGCGTCTTCGCCGCGATCGAGCCGCCAGGCCGCCTCCCAGACCAGGAGCCGCGCGCCGTCGATCTCGATCGCCATGTCGGCGAGCTTGAAGGCCATCGCCTGCTTGGTCGCGATCGGCGCGCCGAACGCGTGGCGCTCCTTCGCGTAGTCGCGCGCGAGCTCGAAGGCGGCGCTCGCCACGCCGACCGCGAGCGCGGCGAGCCCGACCCGTCCGCGCGCGACCAGCGCGCGCGCGGAGCCGTCAGGCGCGCCGTCCAGACGCGCCTCCGCGGGCAATTTCACGTCGTCGAGCGAGAGCTCCGCGGTCGGCAGCGCGCGAATGCCGAGGTACGCGTCCGGCGTGGCGCGCAAGCCAGCGGCTTCGCTCGGCACGACGAAGCCCGCGAGCGTCTCGTCGACGCTGGCGAGCACGAGCACGTGTCTCACGGTCTCGGGCCAGGGCACCAGGCACTTCGCGCCGTCGAGCCGCCAGCCGTCCGCGGTCCGGCGCGCCTGCGTGCGCGGACGGTACGGGTCGGAGTCGAAGCGCGGCTCCTGAAGCGCGAGCGTGCCGAGGGCGCCGGGGCTCGCGATCAGCGCGGGAAGCAGCCGCGCCTTCTGCGCCTCGCTGCCGAGGTCCGCGACCGGGTAGGCGAGAAGTCCGGGCGCCAGGATCGCGAGCGCGATCGACAGGTCTCCGTGCGCGAGCTCCTCGGCGACCAGCGCTCCGGTCAGCGCGCTGCGCTCCCCTCCGCCGCCGTACGCCTCGGGCAAGCCGTTCGCGATCAGGCCCAGCTCGTGCGCGCGCGCGAGCACATCCTCCGGGATCTTCCCGGACTCGTCTGCGTCGCGCGCCCGCGGGCGGATCTCTCCGCGCGCGAACTCCGCAACGGTGTCTCGGATCAAGGCCTGCTCTTCGGTGGGCTCGAAGTCGATCACGCTCGCGATTATGTCAGACTCGCGCCGTGGCGAAGCGCGCCAGCGACGAAGAGATCCGCGAGATCCTCGAGCAGACCCGGACGATCGCCCTGGTCGGAGCGAGTCCGCGGCCGGAGCGAGACAGCCACGAGGTCATGGCCTACCTGCAGTCGCGCGGCTACCGCGTGATCCCCGTGAATCCGGCCTGCGCCGGCCAGACGATCCTGAACGAGCGCGTGCGCGCGAGCCTCGCGGAGATCGACGAGCCGATCGACCTGGTCGACGTGTTCCGGAACTCGGAGGCCGCAGCGGCGGTGATCGACGAGGCGATCGCCGTGCGCGCGAAGGCGGTCTGGACCCAGCTCGGCGTCGTGAACGAGCCCGCCGCGGAGCGCGCGCGAAGCGCCGGACTCGCGGTGGTGATGGATCGCTGCCCGAAGCTCGAGATCCCTAGGCTTTCGATTCCGCCCAGACCTTGATCAGGTGGTGCGCGATCGCCATCGGCGGCGGCACGAAGAAGCCGACGTCGGCGCTCGGATCCTCGAGCGCACGCAGCACCGTCTCGCGCGGGAACCAGCGCACGTCCTCGAGCTCGCTCCGATCGACCGTGATCGCCTCGCCGAGCGCCTGGGCCATGCAGCCGATCATCAGCGAGGACGGAAACGGCCAGGGCTGCGACGCCTGGTAGCGGACCTCGCCGACCGGCACGCCGGCCTCCTCCATCACCTCGCGGCGCACCGCGTCCTCGAGCGTCTCGCCCGCCTCGACGAACCCCGCCAGCGCCGACCACATCTTCGCGGGCCAGCCGGCCTGGCGGCCGAGCAAACAGCGCGCGCCGTCGTGCACGAGCATGATCACCACCGGATCCGTGCGCGGGAAGTGCTGCGCGTCGCACTCGTCGCACTCGCGCAGGTAGCCGGCCTCCTTCACGGCGGTCGACTTGCCGCACACCGCGCAGAAGCGGTGCCGCGCGTGCCAGTCCAGCATCTGCCGGCCCTGCGCCACGATCGAGGCCTCGCCGGCCGGCAGGCTGGCAGCGATCATGCGCACGTCGGCGAAGTTCGCCTCGCCCGCGAGCCCGAGCTCCGTCACCGGATCGTGTAGGGGCGAGAGGTCCACCGCGAAGTGCGCCTGGCCGTCGCGCAGGCCCAGGTAGACCGGCCCGGTGCGCACGTCCATCATGGCGCGGATGCCCGGGTTCGCCCAGGCCAGCGCGGGCCCGGCCGCCTTGACCAGCACGTTCAGGCGGTGGAACGGCAGGAAGCGGCTGGACTCGTTCGAGAGCGCCGCGTCGAGCCAGGCGGCGTCGCGGCGCAGATGACTGGTCCGGTCCAGGGAGCTCGCGGCAAACACCAACGGTTTCGACATCGACGCCGGAGCGTACACGAACGCGCAGGGCCTGCGCAGAAGCGAACGCCCACGACTCCACGGTACGCACGGCTCAAACTCCGCCGCGTCCGCGCCGAAACGGAATGCCGAGGGGGAGGTCCGGGGGCCGCTCGAAGGCGGCAGGGAGTCGGTCGTGGCAACCAATGGCAAGCACAAGGCCCTCGAGCGGGAGTTCGAGGATCTGCTCCTCGACGTACTCGATCAGGACTACGACCTCGCGGTCCGCCGCCGCGACGACTCGCTCGAGAGGCGCCGCCGCGACCTGGCGACGCTCTCGTTCTCCTACCGCTGGTTCGGCGCGCGCGAGGCGCGCGCAGTGGTGCGCGTGGAGGGCTCGCGGGACTTCAAGGCGATCCTGCCGATCGACGCGAGCTCACCGGAGGACATGCGGCGCTCCGCCGAGGACTGCGAGTCACTGGTGCTGTTCCTGTCGGAGTGGCTCGAGCGCAAGCGCGAGGAGTCGCTGGAGGTCGCGGCCAGCGGGAAGATCCGCTGGGGTCGGCGCGAGGACGACTGAGCCCGGGCCAAGCCGTGTGGTATAGACTCCCGCGATGAGCGACGAGCGAGAGACCGCGCAGCCGATTCCCGCGGCACTTCTGGTCGCGATCGTCGCCTGCTTCTTCCTGTCGGGCGCGGCGAGCCTGGTGCTCGAGGTGGTCTGGTCGCGGCTGCTGCGCCTGGTGTTCGGCACCACGACGCTCGCGATCTCGACGATTCTGGTCGCGTACATGGCCGGGCTGGGCAAACGCGGGCTGATCGGCGGCCGCATCGCCCTGCGCATGCGCAACGGAGTTCGCGCGTACGGCGCGATCGAGATCGCGGTCGGGCTCTATGCGCTTTCGATGCCTCTGCTCTTCTCGTTCTTCCCCGACCTGGCGCGGGCGCTGCTCGCGGATCTCGCCTTCTGGCCCTCGGTGCTGGCCCGCTTCGCGCTCGCGTTCACGGTCCTCTGCGCGCCGACGATCGGAATGGGCCTGACCCTGCCGCTGCTCACGCGCGCGCTCGTCCGCGACGAGCGCGCCGGAGCGGGAATCGCCCTGCTCTACGGGCTGAACACGCTGGGCGCGGTGAGCGGCGTCTTCCTCGCGACGTTCCTCCTGCTGCCCTGGCTCGGGGTCACGGGCGCAAACCACGCCGGCGCGCTCGCCTACCTCGCGCTCGGCGTCGTGGCACTTCTGCTCTCGCGCTCGCCTTCGACGAGCTCCGCTCCGGTTCCCGCAGCCGCGCCGGTGCAAGAGCGACTGGCGCGCTGGAATCCCGCCCTGCTCGCCTACGGGACGATCGGCTTCACCTCGCTCGTCTACGAGGTCACCTGGACGCGCGCGCTCTCCATGGTGATGGGCTCGTCGATCTACGCCTTCGCCTGCATGCTCGCGTCGTTCCTGTTCGGGATCGCCGCGGGGTCGCTGCTGGCGCGCGGGCTCGTCGATCGGCTGCGCCGCCCGCTCCTCGTCTACGCGCTGGGGATCGCGGCGGTCGGACTGCTCTCGCTGGTCTCCCTTTCGCTGCTTCCGCTCCTGCCGGGCGCGTTCATGGCGTTGGTGCGGCGCTTCGGCGGCACGGCGGGGACGCTCGCGCTCTCGCAGTTCGCCGTGGCCTCCTGCGCGATGCTGCCGCCCGCGCTCGTGCTCGGGGCGCTCTTCCCGCTCCTCTCGCGCGCGCAGACCGCCGCAAGCGGCGCATCGCCGGCCGTCGGCGACGTGTACTTCGTGAACACGATCGGCTCCGCGCTCGGCGCGTTCAGCGCGGGCTTCGTGCTCCTGCCGTGGCTCGGGCTGCGCGGCACGGCGGCGGTCGCGATCGCCGTGAACGCGCTCGCCTGCGCCGGGCTGCTGTTCTGGCACGGACACGCGAGCGCGGTGCTGCGCCTCGCGCTCGGCGCGATCCCGCTCGCCTTCGCCGCCGTGATCCTGGTCTACCCGCCGCCGCTCGACACCCGGCCGCTCGCGATGGGCGGCTTCGTGCCCGAGGCCGTGTTCACGCAGGCGCACGACGTGGCGGAGCTATCGGGCGTCGAGGACGAGAAGGTCCTCTTCTACCGCGACGGTCTGTCCGCGACGGTGTCGGTGCACCGCTACCGCGGCGAGACCGCGTTGCACATCAACGGAAAGGCGGACGCCTCCTCGCGCGTGGACATGCCGACACAGGTGCTGCTCGCGCAGACGCCGCTGCTCTTCGGCAAGCCGGCAAAGAAGGTGCTCGTGGTCGGCTGGGCCTCGGGCGTGACGGTCGGATCGGTGCTGCGCCACCCGGTCGAGCGCCTCGACGCGGTCGAGCTCGAGCCCGCGATGCTCGAGGCGTCGCGCTTCTTCGACGAGCTGAACGGAAAGCCGCTCGACGACCCGCGCGTGCGCGTGATCGTCGACGACGCGCGCTCGTACCTGGCGAACACCCGCGAGAGGTACGACGTGATCATCTCGGAGCCCTCGAACCCGTGGCTCTCGGGCGTCGCGAACCTGTTCACGCGCGAGCACTTCCGGAAGGCGCGCGAAGCGCTCGCGCCGGGCGGCCGGCTGCTGCAGTGGCTGCCCCTGTACGCGACCGATCCGGACGTGCTGCGCGCGATCCTGGCCGCGCTGCGCAGCGAGTTCCCGTACGTCTACGGCTTCGTGCTCGACCGCGCGGTTCCCGACCTGATGCTTCTGGCGACGACCGAGCGGCTCGACCCGTCGGACGTGCCGAGCTTCGAGTCGCTCCCTCCCGCGGTGCGCTCGGATCTGTACCGCGTCGGCACGCGCTCGACCGCCGAGGTCTGGAGCCTGCTGCGGCTCCTGCCCGAGGACGTCGACGCGCTGATCGCGGGCTTTCCCGTCACCAACGGCGACGACAACCTGTTCGTCGAGCTGCGCACGCCGTGGCTGCTCTACGCCGACCAGTTCGCGGCGCCAGGCGAAGGTCCGATGGAGCGGACCTGGGCCGCGATCGACGCCTTCGGCCCCGCCAGCGCGCGCCTGCTCGAGTCCGCGCCCGCGGCGGCCGCGCGCCCGCGCGTCGGGGAGCTCGCGCTCTCGCACCTCGCGGTGCGCCACGACGACGTGGCCAGCGCCGCGCTCGCGGAGCTCGCGGGCGCGTCGGGCGAGGCGATCGCCGTGCGCCAGCTCCTCGCGCCGGCGAGCGATCCGGCCGAGTACGCGGCCGCACTCGACCGCGCTCTCGAGCTCGAGCCCGAGAGCTTCCCCGTGCGCGCGATCCGCGCGCGCGCGCGACTGCGCCAGGGCGAGCTCGAGTCCGCGCTCGCCGACGCCGACGCCGCGCTCGCGCTGCGGCCCGACGACCCCGCGACGCTCGTGCTTCGCGCCTCGATCCTGCTCCGCGCCGGCCGCGCGGAGGACGCGCGGCTCGCGCTCGAGCCGGTGCGAGCGACGGAGTACTGGCAGATGCAGCCGGCGCTCTGGCTTCTCGCCGGACAGGTGGAGCTCGCGCTGCTGCGCTTCGACGAGAGCCGCGCGTCGCTCGAGCGCTACGCGGAGTCCGAGCCCGGACTCGCGCTGGTCTGGCAGCTGCTCCAGAACGTCTACCTCGCGCTCGAGCTCGACGGCCTGGCCTACCGCGCGAAACACAACCTCGCCGTGAATCTGTACATGGTCGGCCTGGACGCCGAGCGAAGCGGCGACATCGCGCGCGCACGCGACGCGCTGCAGCGCGCGCTCGACGTCGCGCCCGACTACGAAGCCGCGAAGCAGGCGCTCGCGCGGCTCTCGAGCGGCTGAGACTGGCGACCCAGGCAGGATTCGAACCTGCCCTCCGTGCCAACGTAGCCGAGACACCCAGGGCTTCGGAATTCAGTGTCGAGGGCGATCGAGGGATCTACGATGGCGATCGCGATGGAAGTGCGCGACACGGAAGTGGTGGCGAAGGCGACACGGCGGCGGTTCACCGCCGACT
Encoded proteins:
- the lptC gene encoding LPS export ABC transporter periplasmic protein LptC: MRERVGSSGPMAVALCFVVCLGCGTGLPGFDAPRRAAPELPPIELEGVIFEGYRGEQRELSVTAERARIDLAARVADLEQVKFSFSENERGPIEVAAPSGALELDEDDFVLSGGVSGSAQEGERFSTEQLRYLAASRQLVSATPVELRRADLLVRANGMELGLEERRLRLIGQVRAEVANR
- a CDS encoding acyl-CoA thioesterase II translates to MSAGADTPIARLVRRIDLPAVAEDRFAAAAGRSRGRLFGGLVAAQSVVAAGRSVDSGELHSLHAWFLRAGRGDVPIDYRVERIRDGRRFSSRRVVAEQGARPIFEMLASFSRKSQGVFHQDPAPALPPPEQLEDWEDVRARLVAMPRRRGGAEAFDVRVVEPERDAPRARSAPSRAIWMRARGELPSDPLLQAALLVYASDRALLRCAGRPHALEWSEHPPASLDHAVWLHGAPRISDWFAYDCHSPAAHAGRGLAIGAMYTRAGERFATVAQEGLLET
- the greB gene encoding transcription elongation factor GreB: MAAVAQAGGRKVHITPEGAKKLQAELEQLWRVERPRVTREVAAAAALGDRSENAEYIYGKKRLREIDRRIEFLRKRFDLLEVVQPGLVARDRVYFGAWVTLEDESGTELCYRLVGPDESDVDRNLISVESPIGRALLGKSAGDEIAVERPAGRACYTLLEIRYESR
- a CDS encoding FAD-dependent oxidoreductase — protein: MLQSRDDHTPLVPARIGARHLAALARLARGRSRLERARGRERDRGADPRRGRRPARDQGLGRRGRRRGLRAHQRHALAREHRARRRRRGEDRGAGVSASRGARERHCASRARERGVPRQVRPHRSDSRLVRKRGRQVPARALAAAREPGEVSEPAPIHEAARDLPLLARADVLVVGGGTSGVAAAVAAARSGARVVLAEASSSLGGLATNGLIALLLTLDDGRGRQVIAGLCQELVERMSAAGGAFAPPREHWGRSDSELVQRYARLGLVWGGARAEHVVRYSVAYDPEIMREALNALASEAGVEVLFHVWGARALLDGPRIAAVAFESRAGRQAIAADVVIDATGDGHVLASAGCAFELERVHPWLWFRIGGVSDVDAAIEAGAPIFRTTNPGQALLPWGSMARIDRRIDATDPRELSYAELECRRLVMEEFRGLRSRFAELRDAHLCEIARLIGITESRRLVGRRVLRREDRQKPQPDAIAITGHWTKYGAVYAIPYGCLVPNEIENLLATGRCISVDHQTHNATKEIPPALATGEASGVAAALALAHRGRVFAVEPDEIRTRLRERGAMVDYAF
- a CDS encoding PilZ domain-containing protein; the encoded protein is MAGHPSVVLLDDGELDRVRVILERLGADFALCRRVADPTDVPRPRDLLITTGRRAQALSEPAPAVAGAAAPIWLCVHGQDFQELRSRLRELGVHYLVNSAVDQESLRLLIEMLLHDRREQRVVARLPVGVEVTLRHGKQVEFAKLLDLSRTGARLRTKALFSVGDRLEFELPLELCGGGLECLSGRVARVELGGGRAAKMGCSVGVELDPLTAEAAAALGAILCGTHPATRISALANPRERERRRAERRAYRRRIAALAASDAGTPRVVLGHDLSVSGIRIARQPGLRKGIRIALGLYGADSGAPLTLEAEVVADHGPRGLGLAFRNASESQLRALAKLVAALPLLESLDGETGSGGGVVLSRVMPQKA
- a CDS encoding SCP2 sterol-binding domain-containing protein gives rise to the protein MAETFLSDGWFSQTEKIQNEVNPPVPPAIKDLKINMQVTGGPSGEVAFRMEAGRLVKGHAADAPTKLVIPFDTARAMLIDQNQQAVMSAFMSGQIRVEGDMAKLMQMQMAGPPSPEAQKVSQLIKEMTTA
- a CDS encoding acyl-CoA dehydrogenase encodes the protein MALEQMRPVSRRYDEDEHALPTEWVDYYWQTGRKGAPGSLGGATDGFVQVCIQAEELCFGDAGLYLRMPTAALGGSAVSAAGTPEQKERFLRPFRESPHPIWGAMAITEASAGSDSAAIQTSARYDAERDEWVLNGTKIFCTAGEGASQIEGGFVVVWATVDKTLGRGGIKSFVVPAKTPGMKLVGLEKKLGIRASDTATLVFEDCRVASANLLGGRAKAEKKAEPARAGDKGFKGAMATFDASRPIVAAMAVGVGRAALDFLVEELARQGVEIRYDSPPRSQTALERDVIDMQAELQAARLLTWRAASMMNRGRPNSLEASMAKAKAGLVVTKITQKAVELLGPPGYSKKLLVEKWMRDAKINDIYEGTQQINQLIVARRILEYSSSQLR